A stretch of the Oncorhynchus tshawytscha isolate Ot180627B unplaced genomic scaffold, Otsh_v2.0 Un_contig_8601_pilon_pilon, whole genome shotgun sequence genome encodes the following:
- the LOC112239888 gene encoding small conductance calcium-activated potassium channel protein 3-like: MEQRKLSDQANTLVDLSKMQSVMYELMSELNDRSEDLERQMLSLETRVEQLTAGFSALPAHLSATLSAQHTTLLHLLRERDYRGGGWGGAGGGGTALVPVAQLAPAHALTPSPTLAPEPQQPPEGTIEGSTSANTSTSSC; the protein is encoded by the exons ATGGAGCAGAGGAAACTGAGTGATCAGGCCAACACTCTGGTGGACCTCTcaaag aTGCAAAGTGTGATGTACGAGCTGATGTCGGAGCTGAACGATCGCAGTGAGGACCTGGAGCGACAGATGCTGTCTCTGGAAACGCGGGTGGAACAGCTGACCGCTGGCTTTAGTGCCCTGCCTGCCcacctgtctgccactctgtctgCCCAGCACACCACCTTGCTCCACCTGCTCAGAGAGAGGGACTacaggggaggaggatggggaggtgCAGGTGGAGGAGGGACAGCCCTGGTCCCTGTTGCTCAGCTGGCCCCTGCCCATGCCCTGACCCCAAGCCCAACCCTGGCCCCAGAGCCACAGCAGCCCCCAGAAGGAACCATAGAGGGTAGCACTAGTGCCAATACTAGCACCTCCAGTtgttga